A portion of the Microbulbifer agarilyticus genome contains these proteins:
- a CDS encoding MarC family protein, protein MDDWLSSFVFFFAVIDPVGTLPVFIAVTSRHSEWQRRKIALLAVAVATGILLFFLLAGQYLLEAIGVPLSAFQVAGGIVLFLFALTMIFGESKPEQEVDIIREGHETAIFPLAVPSIASPGAMLSAVVLTDNHRFDPIHQVNTATAMLAVLGIVLLLLLTANWIYRWIGDAGASIVSRVMGLILASVATTNVLLGIQQFFMS, encoded by the coding sequence TTGGACGATTGGCTCAGTAGCTTTGTCTTTTTCTTTGCGGTGATCGACCCGGTAGGTACCCTGCCGGTGTTTATTGCCGTGACCAGTCGCCACAGCGAATGGCAGCGGCGCAAGATTGCCCTGCTTGCGGTGGCAGTGGCCACAGGCATCCTGTTGTTCTTTTTACTGGCCGGTCAGTACCTGCTTGAAGCCATCGGTGTGCCGCTGTCCGCGTTTCAGGTGGCCGGCGGTATTGTATTGTTCCTGTTCGCGCTCACCATGATCTTTGGTGAGAGTAAGCCAGAGCAGGAAGTCGATATCATCCGCGAGGGCCACGAGACCGCGATATTTCCCCTGGCCGTACCATCCATTGCCTCCCCCGGCGCCATGTTGTCGGCGGTTGTGCTGACCGATAACCATCGTTTTGACCCTATTCACCAGGTGAATACCGCAACCGCAATGCTCGCGGTACTGGGTATTGTCTTGCTGCTGTTACTCACCGCGAACTGGATTTACCGCTGGATCGGCGATGCCGGCGCGAGTATTGTCAGTCGCGTGATGGGGCTGATTCTGGCATCGGTTGCGACCACCAACGTGCTGCTGGGTATTCAGCAATTCTTCATGAGCTGA
- a CDS encoding TonB-dependent receptor has translation MTKTVFNLKMLAPLAAAVISVNAGAQEVSNTGTEKQGELMETIVVTAQAANARSDIERQRDSNKVVAVQTSEAIGELPDANVTEALQRMAGVFISRDQGEGRFVGVRGIDPNLNASTINGMSLPAPETDSRAVALDVIPADLLASLEVFKTLTPDMSADSIGGAIEIKSINALDYDGQTYKVTIENGYSELQGENSPKFAGTYTNKFDVNGRTLGVAIAASHQERNFGSENIETDGVWEEFTALDGSEGITAAEIEQRDYTVTRERTGLAANFDLEIGEGQQVYLHSLYSDFSDDEQRQRNSFKLDEENDTPSSVSANSATWSDAALEKELKDRYEAQEILSLVAGGSHDMDSWGVEYALGYSHAEESEPHRRDTTFVQEGLELGYSSAGKIPQMFAADASAVDAASYELDELVIEDNYTDDEEVSLRIDFRRDIEVAGNPSELKLGLHERRREKTGDLNATIYDGFSGDYTLADFAANSIDYGLGSFGPSVSKSAINAFINANLASFEIDETSTALDSARDYVMSEDISAIYVMNDIDFGRTNLVYGVRYEATEFSGQGYRVVEAGEAIPGAVEIAEDVYVSEVEHANDYSKLFPSVNVKFDYSDNIVLRAAYTESLSRPSFGALNPSPAEIEYDEGELKVEAGNPLLDPYEARNFDASFEYYADALGMFSVGAFYKQIDNFVVTADVSSVADYSVYVGSLTVDEAEIFQPMNGDKATLSGAELSWTRGFDNGFLLRANATLTDSEADLGLGAGAERGSKVALPSQADLVANFIVGYERDALSLRLSTAYKGERLLEVDLEDEAFDLYEDTHMQVDLSAKYRFENGMQVFFNAVNLTDEPFYANRRGYNGQYEEYGPAYVLGVTYSTF, from the coding sequence ATGACTAAGACGGTATTTAATTTGAAAATGCTGGCGCCGCTTGCGGCCGCGGTAATCAGTGTCAATGCAGGCGCACAGGAAGTGTCGAATACGGGCACAGAGAAACAAGGCGAACTGATGGAGACCATTGTGGTCACCGCCCAGGCCGCTAACGCACGCAGTGATATCGAGCGTCAGCGTGATTCCAATAAAGTTGTTGCCGTGCAAACTTCTGAAGCAATTGGCGAGCTGCCAGATGCCAACGTCACGGAAGCGCTACAGCGTATGGCGGGTGTATTTATTTCCCGTGACCAGGGTGAAGGCCGCTTTGTCGGTGTGCGCGGTATCGACCCGAACCTGAATGCTTCCACCATCAATGGCATGAGCCTGCCGGCGCCGGAAACCGATAGCCGCGCGGTGGCTCTCGATGTTATCCCGGCAGACCTTCTCGCCAGCCTGGAAGTGTTCAAAACCCTGACTCCCGATATGAGCGCCGATTCCATCGGTGGTGCCATTGAAATCAAGAGCATCAATGCGCTGGATTACGACGGTCAGACCTATAAGGTGACCATCGAGAATGGCTACAGCGAATTGCAGGGCGAAAACAGCCCGAAGTTCGCCGGTACCTACACCAATAAATTTGACGTGAATGGTCGCACTTTGGGCGTTGCCATTGCCGCGTCGCATCAGGAGCGTAACTTCGGCTCCGAGAACATCGAAACCGATGGTGTGTGGGAAGAATTTACCGCGCTGGACGGCAGCGAGGGCATCACCGCTGCGGAAATCGAGCAGCGCGACTACACCGTGACCCGGGAGCGGACCGGTCTCGCGGCAAATTTCGATCTGGAAATTGGTGAAGGCCAACAAGTGTATCTGCACAGCCTGTATTCCGATTTTTCCGATGACGAGCAGCGCCAGCGCAACTCTTTCAAGCTGGATGAAGAAAATGACACTCCTTCCAGTGTTTCTGCCAACTCCGCCACCTGGTCCGATGCAGCCCTAGAGAAGGAGCTGAAAGACCGTTACGAGGCGCAGGAAATCCTTTCACTGGTTGCCGGTGGTTCACACGACATGGATAGCTGGGGCGTGGAGTACGCACTGGGCTATTCCCACGCGGAAGAGTCTGAACCCCATCGCCGCGACACCACCTTTGTTCAGGAAGGTCTGGAACTGGGCTACTCCAGCGCGGGCAAAATCCCGCAAATGTTTGCTGCGGATGCCAGTGCCGTGGATGCGGCCAGCTACGAACTCGACGAGCTGGTGATCGAGGATAACTACACCGACGACGAAGAGGTCAGCCTGCGTATCGACTTCCGTCGCGATATCGAAGTAGCTGGTAACCCTTCTGAACTGAAGCTGGGTCTACACGAGCGCCGTCGCGAAAAAACCGGCGACCTGAACGCTACCATCTACGATGGCTTCAGTGGCGACTACACCCTCGCCGATTTCGCCGCCAACAGCATCGACTATGGCCTGGGTAGCTTTGGCCCGAGCGTCAGCAAAAGCGCTATCAACGCGTTTATCAATGCGAACCTGGCCAGCTTTGAAATTGATGAGACCAGCACGGCGCTGGATTCCGCGCGCGACTACGTGATGAGTGAAGACATCTCCGCGATTTACGTAATGAACGACATCGATTTCGGTCGTACCAATCTGGTCTACGGCGTGCGCTATGAAGCCACCGAATTCTCCGGCCAGGGCTACCGCGTGGTTGAAGCTGGCGAAGCGATCCCAGGTGCCGTAGAGATTGCTGAAGACGTTTACGTGTCTGAAGTGGAACACGCGAACGACTACAGCAAGCTGTTCCCGAGCGTGAACGTTAAGTTCGACTACAGCGATAACATTGTACTGCGCGCAGCCTACACCGAATCCCTGTCCCGCCCGTCCTTCGGCGCGCTGAACCCCTCCCCGGCAGAGATCGAGTACGACGAAGGCGAGTTGAAGGTGGAAGCCGGTAACCCGCTGCTGGATCCTTATGAAGCGCGTAACTTCGATGCCTCCTTCGAGTATTACGCGGATGCCCTGGGTATGTTCTCCGTGGGTGCCTTCTACAAGCAGATCGACAACTTTGTAGTGACGGCAGATGTGTCCAGCGTTGCAGACTACAGCGTGTATGTGGGCAGCCTGACCGTGGATGAAGCGGAAATCTTCCAGCCAATGAATGGCGACAAGGCCACTCTGAGCGGTGCTGAACTTTCCTGGACCCGCGGTTTTGACAATGGCTTCCTGCTGCGTGCCAACGCTACCCTGACCGATTCGGAAGCGGACCTGGGACTAGGTGCCGGTGCCGAGCGCGGCAGCAAAGTTGCCTTGCCCTCGCAAGCGGATCTGGTTGCCAACTTTATCGTTGGCTATGAACGCGATGCGTTGAGCCTGCGTCTGTCCACCGCCTACAAGGGCGAGCGCTTGTTGGAAGTGGATCTGGAAGATGAGGCCTTCGACCTCTACGAAGACACTCACATGCAGGTGGACCTGTCCGCCAAATACCGTTTTGAAAACGGTATGCAGGTCTTCTTCAACGCGGTCAACCTGACCGATGAACCTTTCTACGCCAATCGTCGCGGCTACAACGGCCAGTACGAAGAGTACGGTCCCGCCTATGTACTGGGTGTGACCTATAGCACTTTCTAA
- the msrP gene encoding protein-methionine-sulfoxide reductase catalytic subunit MsrP: MLIKKPARSDLSEAQTTSESAYVSRRSVIKGLAASGVLASAGVGEKAMGLDLFGGKDEAKQAPLKPLEFTPQKPVPDLVLTPEDKVGNYNNFYEFGTGKTDPAKNSQGLRTEPWTIEVGGEVEKPATVDVWQLMNEIGLEERIYRMRCVEAWSMVIPWVGFELGKFLKRFQPTSRAKYVAFQTLYDPEQMPGQRNRYIGGGVDYPYVEGLRMDEAMHPLTILSVGLYGKTLPPQNGAPIRLVVPWKYGFKGIKSIVKIKLVEQMPPTSWNKMLPQEYGFYANVNPEVDHPRWSQASERFIGPGGLFAVKREPTLPFNGYGEEVASLYRNMDLRKFY; this comes from the coding sequence GTGCTGATCAAGAAGCCCGCCCGCAGCGATTTGAGCGAAGCCCAAACTACGTCGGAATCCGCCTACGTTTCCCGCCGTAGCGTGATCAAGGGGCTGGCTGCCAGTGGCGTACTGGCCAGCGCCGGTGTGGGCGAAAAGGCCATGGGACTGGACCTGTTTGGTGGCAAAGATGAAGCGAAGCAGGCGCCGCTTAAACCGCTGGAGTTTACTCCGCAAAAACCGGTCCCTGATCTGGTGCTCACCCCGGAAGACAAGGTGGGCAACTACAACAATTTCTATGAATTTGGCACCGGTAAAACCGATCCCGCCAAAAACAGCCAGGGGTTGCGTACCGAGCCCTGGACTATCGAAGTGGGTGGGGAAGTTGAAAAGCCGGCGACGGTGGATGTGTGGCAGCTGATGAATGAGATCGGCCTGGAGGAGCGTATTTATCGTATGCGCTGTGTGGAGGCCTGGTCCATGGTAATCCCCTGGGTAGGGTTCGAGCTGGGCAAGTTCCTCAAGCGTTTTCAGCCGACCAGCCGTGCCAAATATGTGGCCTTTCAGACGCTCTACGACCCTGAGCAGATGCCGGGGCAGCGCAATCGCTATATCGGCGGTGGTGTCGATTACCCCTACGTGGAAGGATTGCGTATGGATGAGGCCATGCACCCGCTGACCATTCTCTCCGTTGGCCTCTATGGCAAGACGCTACCCCCACAGAACGGTGCGCCGATTCGTTTAGTGGTGCCGTGGAAATACGGTTTCAAGGGCATCAAATCGATCGTCAAGATCAAACTGGTGGAGCAGATGCCGCCCACCAGCTGGAACAAGATGCTGCCGCAGGAATACGGCTTTTATGCCAACGTGAACCCGGAGGTGGATCACCCGCGCTGGTCCCAGGCCAGTGAACGGTTTATCGGCCCCGGCGGCCTGTTTGCGGTGAAGCGCGAGCCTACCTTGCCCTTTAATGGCTACGGGGAAGAGGTCGCGTCCCTGTACCGCAATATGGATCTCAGGAAGTTTTACTAG
- the pstS gene encoding phosphate ABC transporter substrate-binding protein PstS encodes MLLPLTAILISACSDGSRNEKISTNSLAPDTDAQIQLNGSGASFPFPIYAKWFRDFSRSETGVQVDYQAVGSSAGIQDFIAGAVDFAASDAAMSDDEIAEVKQGVVLLPVTAGEVVLAYNLEGVDELKLPRDVYPEIFLGNIDHWQDPRIIAANPNVVLPDSEITVVTRADASGTSYVFTGHLSAINDNFQSAVGQSTTPIWPGGANFVSAPKNDGIAAEIKQTPGAIGYVTYGVAKLTNLPAARLENKVGNFVSPGPAAGGAALASAQFPSGTLPGSTVPNLIAWVPDPSGNNAYPIVSFTWLLVYVDQDNDKAAAMRRLVDYVLTDEAQAEADALGYIPLPQNVREKVREATQYIK; translated from the coding sequence GTGTTGTTGCCGCTCACAGCAATCCTTATCAGCGCATGCTCCGATGGGTCCCGCAATGAAAAGATAAGTACCAATTCCCTCGCTCCAGATACTGACGCACAGATCCAGCTCAATGGGTCTGGCGCCAGTTTTCCGTTTCCAATCTACGCCAAATGGTTCAGGGATTTTTCCCGTTCAGAAACCGGTGTGCAGGTGGATTACCAGGCGGTAGGCAGTAGCGCGGGTATCCAGGATTTCATCGCTGGCGCGGTGGATTTCGCAGCCTCCGATGCGGCGATGAGCGACGACGAAATCGCCGAGGTAAAGCAGGGGGTGGTGCTATTGCCGGTGACGGCGGGAGAGGTAGTTCTGGCTTATAACCTCGAGGGCGTGGACGAATTGAAACTGCCGCGAGATGTTTATCCGGAAATATTCCTGGGTAACATTGACCACTGGCAAGATCCAAGAATCATTGCGGCGAATCCCAATGTTGTATTGCCAGACAGTGAAATTACCGTGGTCACCCGGGCAGACGCATCCGGCACCTCTTATGTATTTACCGGCCATCTGAGCGCCATCAATGACAATTTCCAGTCTGCGGTTGGGCAGTCGACTACGCCAATTTGGCCGGGCGGCGCCAATTTTGTATCGGCCCCGAAAAACGACGGTATCGCCGCAGAAATCAAACAGACCCCGGGTGCCATAGGTTACGTAACCTATGGTGTCGCCAAACTGACCAACTTGCCGGCGGCACGACTGGAAAACAAGGTGGGCAACTTCGTCTCGCCGGGTCCAGCGGCCGGCGGTGCAGCGTTGGCCAGTGCGCAATTCCCTTCCGGCACCCTGCCGGGCAGCACAGTGCCAAACCTGATCGCATGGGTACCAGACCCCAGCGGTAACAACGCCTACCCAATAGTCAGCTTCACCTGGCTACTGGTGTACGTGGATCAAGACAATGACAAGGCGGCCGCCATGCGCAGACTGGTGGACTATGTACTGACCGATGAAGCGCAGGCAGAGGCGGATGCGCTTGGCTACATCCCTCTGCCGCAGAACGTGCGCGAGAAAGTGCGCGAAGCCACGCAGTACATCAAGTAG
- a CDS encoding protein-methionine-sulfoxide reductase heme-binding subunit MsrQ: MAARWKKPLAILLQVAVHLGALLPLLWLFVAINQGRLGGDPVKELIHYLGMGAIRLLLLTLLISPLAKSLNFGQLNRLRRPLGLWCFAWATLHFSVWLVLELGLDWSLIGEEIVKRTYILLGFSAWLILLLLAITSLPLLLRKMGRNWKKLHGLLYVVTGLVCWHFWWSVKSGWIEPAIYAAIAVGLLLWRRQALLRWIKSF; encoded by the coding sequence GTGGCGGCACGGTGGAAAAAGCCGCTTGCCATTCTGCTGCAGGTGGCGGTGCATCTCGGTGCCTTGCTGCCACTGCTGTGGCTGTTTGTGGCCATTAACCAGGGGCGCCTGGGCGGCGATCCGGTTAAAGAACTGATCCACTACCTGGGCATGGGCGCCATACGCCTGTTGTTGCTCACACTGCTGATTTCACCGCTGGCAAAAAGCCTGAACTTCGGCCAGCTGAACCGGCTGCGCCGGCCCCTGGGGCTCTGGTGTTTTGCCTGGGCAACGCTGCATTTCAGCGTCTGGCTGGTGTTGGAACTCGGCCTGGATTGGTCGCTGATCGGCGAGGAGATCGTCAAGCGTACCTATATCTTGCTGGGCTTTAGCGCCTGGTTGATTCTATTGCTGCTCGCGATCACATCGCTTCCGTTGCTGTTGCGAAAGATGGGGCGCAACTGGAAAAAACTGCACGGCCTGCTGTACGTCGTGACTGGTTTGGTGTGCTGGCATTTCTGGTGGTCGGTAAAAAGTGGCTGGATCGAGCCGGCGATTTACGCAGCGATTGCCGTTGGTCTATTACTGTGGCGCCGCCAGGCGCTGCTGCGATGGATCAAAAGTTTTTGA
- a CDS encoding PhoX family protein, with protein sequence MTDHEHDDLAPCNAQRRTLLKTIGATAAATAGASFLHGCSDKNSAKRTAQGVQNLSFAEIPHGLDFKHHLPDGYSADLLLRWGDSLDAFAGAFSPDTLDAGEQSRRFGYNNDFLAFMPLDPDAAPGEGNRHHLSNNSNRGLLCVNHEYTQPHLMFSGYTEASSNRGTSHAHIAVEQQACGHSIVEIEHTVEGWQAVLGSPYNRRISLTTEMAIVGDAAGDQRLQTSEDPTGKKVLGTVGNCAGGKTPWGTVLIAEEGFGGAFQGDPDNVADEVEARNHHAFGIEPENRNWGDYDRRFDITVEPNEPNRFGWMVEFDPYDPKSTPRKLTGLGRFEHEGFTVVSKPNAPVVAYGGDDDEHQFVYRFVSKKNYLPRNNAHNRDLLTEGTLYAGQFREGGGGTWLPLIFGRGPLTPQNGFRNQADVLIDCRRAAKLVGATPMDRPEDVETNPVNDCTYVMLTKNKKRKAGQENAANPRARNTTGHVLEIVPPGRNGQRDHTSDTFRWNTFLLGGNPNAEEPAERGAYGQQPGNISPHGWFANPDNVAFDATGNMWIATDGCEDFGFHDGLWAMATEGELRAAPKHFFGCPEGAEICGPEFTPDGKTLFVAVQHPADVDNSTFDNPRHRWPDNDPGLPPRPSVLAIRRDDGGTIGS encoded by the coding sequence ATGACAGACCACGAACACGACGACCTGGCACCATGTAACGCGCAGCGCAGGACGTTGCTGAAAACAATCGGTGCCACCGCAGCGGCCACCGCCGGTGCGAGCTTCTTGCACGGCTGCAGCGACAAAAACAGTGCCAAAAGAACAGCGCAAGGTGTACAAAACCTCAGCTTCGCGGAAATTCCTCACGGGCTGGATTTCAAACATCACCTGCCAGATGGCTATAGTGCGGACCTGCTGCTGCGCTGGGGTGATTCCCTGGATGCCTTTGCCGGCGCCTTCTCCCCAGACACCCTCGACGCCGGCGAACAATCCCGTCGCTTTGGTTACAACAACGACTTTCTTGCGTTTATGCCACTGGACCCAGACGCCGCACCCGGCGAGGGCAACCGGCATCACTTGAGCAATAACAGCAATCGCGGCCTGCTCTGTGTAAACCACGAATACACCCAGCCGCATTTAATGTTTAGCGGCTACACCGAAGCAAGCTCGAATCGCGGCACCAGTCATGCGCATATCGCGGTGGAACAACAAGCCTGCGGGCATAGCATTGTAGAAATTGAGCACACGGTAGAGGGATGGCAGGCGGTACTGGGGAGTCCCTATAACCGGCGTATTTCTCTCACCACCGAGATGGCTATTGTCGGCGATGCTGCCGGCGATCAACGCCTGCAAACCAGCGAAGACCCCACTGGAAAAAAGGTACTCGGCACTGTGGGTAATTGCGCTGGCGGCAAGACCCCGTGGGGAACGGTATTGATCGCCGAAGAAGGCTTTGGCGGCGCATTCCAGGGTGACCCGGACAATGTTGCCGACGAGGTCGAAGCACGCAATCACCACGCATTTGGCATCGAACCGGAAAACCGCAACTGGGGTGATTACGATCGCCGCTTTGACATCACCGTAGAGCCGAACGAGCCCAATCGTTTTGGCTGGATGGTGGAGTTTGACCCCTACGACCCGAAATCCACGCCGCGCAAACTCACCGGGCTCGGCCGCTTCGAGCACGAGGGGTTCACCGTGGTCAGCAAGCCGAATGCACCGGTGGTGGCCTATGGCGGCGATGACGACGAGCACCAGTTTGTGTATCGCTTCGTATCGAAAAAGAACTACCTGCCCCGCAACAACGCCCACAACCGCGATCTGCTCACGGAAGGAACCCTGTATGCGGGCCAGTTCCGCGAAGGCGGAGGTGGAACCTGGTTGCCGCTAATATTCGGGCGGGGCCCGCTGACGCCGCAGAATGGGTTTCGCAATCAGGCAGATGTCCTGATCGACTGTCGACGCGCAGCGAAGCTTGTTGGCGCCACGCCCATGGACCGTCCGGAAGATGTGGAAACCAACCCGGTGAACGACTGCACCTATGTGATGCTGACCAAGAACAAGAAGCGCAAGGCCGGACAGGAAAATGCCGCCAATCCACGTGCGCGCAATACCACCGGGCATGTACTGGAGATTGTTCCCCCCGGACGAAACGGCCAGCGCGATCACACAAGCGACACTTTCCGCTGGAATACGTTTTTGCTCGGCGGCAACCCCAACGCAGAAGAGCCGGCCGAGCGCGGCGCCTACGGGCAACAGCCGGGCAACATATCGCCACATGGCTGGTTTGCGAACCCGGATAATGTCGCCTTCGACGCCACAGGCAATATGTGGATAGCCACCGATGGCTGCGAGGACTTCGGCTTCCACGATGGTCTCTGGGCCATGGCTACCGAAGGCGAACTGCGCGCAGCGCCCAAGCACTTCTTCGGCTGCCCTGAGGGCGCAGAAATCTGCGGGCCGGAATTTACCCCGGATGGCAAAACCCTGTTTGTCGCGGTGCAGCACCCGGCGGATGTGGATAACTCCACCTTCGATAACCCGCGGCACCGCTGGCCCGACAACGACCCGGGCCTGCCACCGCGGCCATCGGTACTGGCCATTCGGCGGGATGACGGCGGCACTATTGGCAGTTGA
- a CDS encoding phytase, whose protein sequence is MACKTLLKLFSTLAAAALISACGPQIGKEAATPKGIAAEHQLALTDVVSSQLAPLSLGGNEYLLLASEKRGLVLVDKEGNEKLALDGGTVERFALHPLEQGSWLIAVYDEDSGELQLRLLDVEEGSPRIRYLAAMATDAPQVAMCFSSQAGRTHLFAIDETGLGHEYVVHPREQAWTFTGLRPLYFGEQVSSCVVDDRRGKLLVAQPPLGIWSLNADAEMDEARQVFIAASDLPAGEFGGLWLDEVNGNLWLTVAEKVMAFDINDPAKGPLFVETLADIEPVSAAVQGEALLALEEESDQVHRFAVSLPQPPAEMQAFRGPVEIPRVRASGQTAPVASGGDAADDPAIWVNPAKPSASLILGTDKKSGLSVYDLSGKLVEHFEVGRVNNVDLRPMQHGKFVAIAAATNRTDPGVSLFGITAAGAVEYLGLRNLEMEDPYGLCVYRKGADLMTWVSDKEGAVQLLQIVPGTGNVDWSLRKVASLEVASQVEGCVVDDEMQMLFFGEEDGGIWRLDIAAYLAGEAKPQLIAPVDGERLAADVEGMGFYHAADKSYLVVSSQGNNSYALFNRDGSEFVGHFKVDINLDKGLDGSSETDGLEVSSAALGAQYPQGLLVVQDGRNRMPSASQNFKLVSWADIAETLQLP, encoded by the coding sequence ATGGCGTGTAAAACCTTGTTAAAACTGTTCAGCACATTGGCCGCCGCGGCCTTGATTAGCGCGTGTGGACCGCAGATAGGCAAAGAGGCGGCGACACCCAAAGGTATCGCCGCGGAGCACCAGTTGGCACTCACCGATGTTGTATCGAGCCAATTGGCGCCGCTATCCCTCGGCGGGAATGAGTACCTGTTGCTGGCCAGCGAGAAGCGCGGCCTGGTTCTGGTGGACAAGGAAGGAAATGAGAAGCTGGCGTTGGATGGCGGTACCGTAGAGCGCTTCGCCTTACATCCACTGGAGCAGGGCAGCTGGCTGATTGCCGTCTACGACGAAGACAGTGGTGAACTGCAGCTGCGCCTGCTGGATGTGGAAGAGGGTAGCCCGCGGATCCGCTACCTCGCGGCGATGGCGACGGACGCCCCACAAGTAGCCATGTGTTTTTCCTCGCAGGCGGGGCGCACGCATTTGTTTGCGATTGATGAAACCGGTCTTGGTCACGAGTATGTGGTACACCCCCGTGAACAGGCCTGGACGTTTACCGGTTTGCGGCCACTATATTTTGGTGAGCAGGTTTCTTCCTGCGTCGTCGATGATCGCAGGGGCAAGTTGCTGGTTGCCCAGCCACCTTTGGGTATCTGGAGCCTGAACGCCGATGCGGAAATGGATGAGGCGCGCCAGGTTTTTATTGCGGCGAGCGATTTGCCTGCGGGTGAATTCGGTGGCCTGTGGCTGGATGAGGTCAACGGCAACCTGTGGCTGACCGTTGCAGAAAAAGTCATGGCCTTTGATATCAACGATCCCGCCAAGGGGCCGCTGTTTGTGGAAACGCTTGCCGACATAGAGCCGGTATCTGCAGCGGTGCAGGGTGAAGCGCTGCTGGCCTTGGAGGAAGAGAGTGATCAGGTGCACCGCTTTGCGGTGTCCCTGCCGCAGCCTCCCGCAGAAATGCAGGCGTTCCGTGGCCCGGTCGAGATCCCGCGCGTGCGCGCCAGCGGCCAGACCGCGCCGGTCGCTTCCGGTGGCGATGCCGCCGACGACCCGGCAATCTGGGTCAACCCGGCCAAGCCCAGCGCCAGCCTGATCCTGGGTACCGACAAGAAGAGTGGTCTCAGTGTGTACGACCTGAGCGGCAAGCTGGTGGAGCACTTTGAGGTCGGCCGGGTAAACAACGTGGACCTGCGTCCGATGCAGCACGGCAAGTTTGTCGCTATCGCTGCGGCCACCAATCGCACCGATCCGGGCGTCAGCCTGTTCGGCATTACCGCTGCGGGTGCGGTGGAATACCTGGGGCTGCGCAACCTGGAAATGGAAGACCCCTACGGCCTGTGTGTGTACCGCAAAGGTGCCGACCTGATGACCTGGGTGTCTGATAAGGAAGGTGCCGTGCAGCTACTGCAGATTGTTCCGGGCACCGGCAATGTGGATTGGAGCCTGCGCAAGGTGGCTTCACTGGAAGTGGCCAGCCAGGTGGAAGGCTGTGTGGTGGATGACGAAATGCAGATGCTGTTCTTCGGCGAAGAAGACGGTGGTATCTGGCGGTTGGACATTGCCGCATACCTCGCTGGCGAGGCCAAGCCGCAGCTGATTGCTCCGGTGGATGGCGAGCGCTTGGCGGCAGATGTGGAAGGTATGGGTTTCTATCACGCCGCGGACAAGAGCTACCTGGTGGTGTCCAGTCAGGGCAACAACAGCTATGCCTTGTTTAACCGCGATGGCAGTGAGTTTGTGGGCCATTTCAAGGTAGATATCAATCTGGACAAGGGATTGGATGGCAGCTCTGAAACTGACGGCCTGGAAGTTTCCAGTGCGGCGCTTGGCGCTCAATATCCACAGGGATTGTTGGTGGTGCAAGACGGCCGCAATCGTATGCCCAGTGCGAGCCAGAACTTCAAGCTGGTTTCCTGGGCCGATATCGCGGAAACCCTGCAGCTGCCCTAG